A single Ghiorsea bivora DNA region contains:
- a CDS encoding PaaI family thioesterase, producing MSSNINFIKKLFFLSDKRRFSLFLPFLLMRASLEEYDNNWSKVRIRLPLNWVSKNAAGNMFGGFQASLADPIPAMACMRKFPNHRIATKKLEINFIRVGNSDLMLHFDFDPAQEQQIREELAEHGRATPCFDMTYIRADGKICSTIKNTVAIRPLGYVSHLENTP from the coding sequence ATGTCTAGCAATATCAATTTTATCAAAAAACTCTTTTTCTTATCCGATAAACGTCGGTTTTCTTTGTTCCTCCCCTTTTTACTCATGCGTGCATCTTTAGAAGAGTATGATAACAACTGGAGCAAGGTGCGCATTCGTTTACCCTTGAACTGGGTATCTAAAAATGCAGCAGGTAATATGTTTGGCGGCTTTCAAGCTAGCCTTGCTGACCCTATTCCTGCCATGGCTTGCATGCGAAAGTTTCCCAACCACAGGATTGCCACCAAAAAGTTAGAGATTAATTTTATTCGCGTCGGCAACTCTGACTTAATGCTTCATTTTGATTTTGATCCAGCTCAAGAGCAACAAATTCGTGAAGAATTGGCAGAGCATGGTCGCGCCACACCTTGTTTTGATATGACTTACATCCGAGCTGATGGGAAAATTTGTTCAACCATCAAAAATACCGTTGCCATTCGCCCTTTGGGTTATGTCAGCCACTTAGAAAACACACCATAA
- a CDS encoding Ppx/GppA phosphatase family protein — MNTGKHIAAVDMGTNSFHMIIAKAEAHGAFHIVDRMKHWVKLGDGVDKRGRLNEEAIARMLESLKFFKQLAESYNAEIHCIATSAMRDAPNRNAIAKRIRRELDLVVEIINGEEEARLVFQGVRSEGYIREEPAYIIDIGGGSTEVIVGNNTDGVLAAESLDMGARRYSRKFFSTGNYTALQVKKCRAAAASKIQAVASDFKPFDVHAVYGTSGTIRSLAEVVASFYGHEDNTHLTLRDLKQALPKLIDAVKNNTLPSSIEPERQATLVAGCMILKEVMRALHIKSLRICPSALREGIIYDRIASTGRLPSRPIKAASKAMAKRFNLNRIQIKRVTQTAEIIFKAYAKHLDLNEEAYRLLIAACQLHEIGLTMSHKKIHLHGSYIIGNSNLTGITQRQQQMLAAMVRFHRKTSPNNKHLAFKGMRSKDTRVTIALAAILRLAAALNRTKSGDAAQPEIIEKKNKWLWLFDAQWFDEHDVCIWNGEQEKRPFVKLIGKAIQFKQKDS, encoded by the coding sequence ATGAATACAGGCAAACATATTGCGGCAGTTGATATGGGTACCAACTCATTTCACATGATTATTGCCAAAGCAGAAGCACACGGTGCATTCCATATTGTCGATAGAATGAAACACTGGGTAAAATTAGGCGATGGTGTTGATAAACGCGGTCGCCTGAATGAAGAAGCTATTGCTCGCATGCTTGAAAGTCTCAAGTTTTTTAAACAATTGGCAGAAAGTTACAATGCGGAAATACATTGTATTGCAACCTCAGCTATGCGTGATGCGCCCAACCGAAATGCCATTGCTAAACGTATCCGTAGAGAACTGGATTTGGTCGTTGAGATTATTAATGGTGAGGAAGAAGCACGGCTGGTCTTTCAGGGTGTTCGCTCTGAAGGGTATATTCGTGAAGAACCTGCTTATATTATTGATATTGGTGGTGGCAGCACGGAAGTGATTGTGGGCAACAATACTGATGGCGTTCTGGCAGCAGAAAGTTTGGACATGGGTGCGCGTCGTTATTCTCGAAAATTCTTTTCCACAGGGAACTATACTGCGCTTCAAGTCAAAAAATGTCGTGCCGCAGCTGCTAGCAAAATTCAAGCTGTTGCCTCTGATTTTAAACCTTTTGATGTACATGCCGTGTATGGCACTTCAGGCACCATTCGCAGCTTAGCCGAAGTGGTCGCCAGTTTTTATGGTCATGAAGACAACACCCACTTAACCCTACGCGATTTAAAACAAGCTTTGCCCAAACTCATTGATGCCGTTAAAAACAATACGTTGCCATCAAGCATTGAGCCCGAACGCCAAGCTACCTTGGTCGCAGGTTGCATGATTCTCAAAGAAGTGATGCGTGCATTACACATTAAATCCTTACGTATTTGTCCCAGTGCCTTGCGCGAAGGTATTATTTATGACCGTATTGCCAGCACAGGTCGCTTACCCTCTCGCCCCATCAAAGCAGCCAGCAAAGCCATGGCAAAACGCTTTAACCTTAACCGCATCCAAATCAAACGGGTCACCCAAACAGCTGAAATTATTTTTAAAGCATACGCCAAACACTTGGATTTAAATGAAGAGGCTTATCGTTTACTTATTGCCGCCTGCCAGCTACACGAAATCGGTTTAACCATGAGCCATAAAAAAATCCATCTGCATGGCAGTTATATCATTGGTAATTCTAACCTCACGGGCATTACCCAACGCCAACAGCAGATGTTGGCAGCCATGGTTCGCTTTCACCGCAAAACTAGCCCCAACAACAAACACCTCGCCTTCAAAGGCATGAGAAGCAAAGACACCCGTGTCACCATTGCTTTAGCCGCAATCCTACGACTTGCCGCAGCGCTCAACCGCACCAAAAGCGGTGATGCTGCACAACCTGAAATCATTGAGAAAAAAAATAAATGGTTATGGTTGTTTGATGCACAATGGTTTGATGAACATGATGTATGTATTTGGAATGGTGAACAAGAAAAACGACCTTTCGTCAAACTCATCGGCAAAGCCATTCAGTTTAAGCAGAAAGACAGCTAA
- the ppk2 gene encoding polyphosphate kinase 2, whose amino-acid sequence MSTKRYNKKKLRELLQHMSNPKEVLASPTIIPSKELLSLSYEMGTYPYPKKMSSSTYEKEKKLLQIELLKVQAWVKESGQRILSIFEGRDAAGKGGAIKRFNEHLNPRACRVVALEKPNERERGQWYYQRYIKHLPTHGEMVFLDRSWYNRAGVEYVMGFCNQEEYLTCLQQTPLLETMLVDSGLHLFKYWFSVSRQEQLRRFHARTHDPLKQWKLSTVDIQSLDKWDAYTQAKLTMFKHTNSKKAPWTVVKSDDKKRARINCIRHYLHNLDYTNKDESVACAPDPNIVGGVDSKLDYSNKAETKK is encoded by the coding sequence ATGAGCACAAAGCGCTATAACAAAAAGAAACTTCGCGAATTACTACAGCACATGAGTAACCCTAAAGAGGTATTGGCATCACCCACCATTATTCCCAGCAAAGAGTTGTTATCATTAAGCTATGAAATGGGTACATACCCCTACCCTAAAAAAATGAGCAGCTCCACATATGAAAAAGAAAAAAAGCTCTTACAAATTGAGCTGCTCAAAGTTCAAGCTTGGGTCAAAGAATCTGGACAGCGCATACTGAGTATTTTTGAAGGTCGCGATGCCGCGGGTAAAGGTGGAGCCATCAAACGATTTAATGAACACCTTAACCCTAGGGCATGTCGCGTGGTTGCATTGGAAAAACCCAATGAGCGCGAACGTGGACAATGGTATTACCAGCGTTATATCAAACACTTACCCACGCATGGGGAAATGGTTTTTCTTGATCGCTCTTGGTACAATCGAGCAGGCGTAGAATATGTCATGGGGTTTTGTAACCAAGAAGAATACCTCACCTGTTTACAACAAACACCATTGCTCGAAACCATGCTTGTGGACTCTGGCTTACACCTTTTTAAATACTGGTTCTCTGTGAGCCGGCAAGAGCAACTCCGTCGCTTTCATGCTCGAACCCACGACCCTTTAAAACAATGGAAGTTAAGTACTGTTGATATTCAATCTTTAGACAAATGGGATGCATACACCCAAGCCAAATTAACCATGTTTAAACATACCAACTCGAAAAAAGCACCGTGGACTGTTGTGAAATCGGATGATAAAAAACGCGCGCGTATCAACTGCATTCGCCATTATTTACACAACCTAGACTACACCAACAAAGATGAGTCTGTGGCATGTGCGCCTGACCCCAATATCGTGGGAGGTGTCGATAGCAAGCTCGATTACTCCAACAAAGCTGAAACTAAAAAATAA
- a CDS encoding ATP-binding cassette domain-containing protein — MPILMLHGLKKAFGHQVLLDNVDLRISAGARVGLIGRNGEGKSTLLKVIAGQMDVDDGSVQIKSGCKVAYLHQDPYFEPNQTVFQVVAEGLGDVANVLDAYHQATTTLEHDYSDKALKKLEDLQHQLEHLGAWKLHARIETAITKLGLDADRDVGELSGGWLRRVALAQAVVVEPEILLLDEPTNHLDISSIEWLEDFVASFQGAVLFITHDRYFLDAVAEEIIELDRGKLTHFQASYAEYLHKKAELLDIEAREHKKFDKMLANEEKWIRQGIPARRTRNEGRVRALEDLRKQRAARKLRGGDVDLRVASGVKPGKLLIEAIDVCHSFEKATIVDKFNCKIMAGERIGLLGPNGIGKTTLLKILLGELQANDGRIKHGVRLTPAFLTQIRELNPEAKLKDILVPSGGNYVHIGGHEPRHIVSYMQDFLFDKELLNARVAALSGGERGRLLLAKLLLEPANLLVLDEPTNDLDIGTLAVLEEALAKYQGTVIIVSHDRAFMDRTVSKVLAFEGDGKIVPIEGGYSDYLAWKERAILREKEEKVATKTVNETAKVEKTAKVVKKLAYKEQKELDELPAQIEAWEKEKENIEARFCDNDYFNKSPEDFQKDQKRLTELDDLLTHAFERWEALETKQQSF, encoded by the coding sequence ATGCCTATTCTCATGTTGCACGGCCTCAAAAAAGCATTTGGTCATCAGGTATTACTCGACAATGTTGATTTACGCATCAGCGCCGGGGCGCGTGTCGGACTGATTGGACGTAATGGTGAGGGTAAGTCCACCTTGCTGAAAGTGATTGCTGGGCAAATGGATGTGGATGACGGCAGCGTACAAATCAAGAGTGGCTGCAAAGTCGCTTATTTACATCAAGATCCTTATTTTGAACCCAATCAAACAGTGTTTCAAGTGGTTGCCGAAGGTTTGGGTGATGTAGCAAACGTGTTGGATGCTTACCATCAAGCCACTACAACTTTAGAACATGATTATTCCGATAAAGCCTTAAAAAAACTGGAAGACCTGCAACATCAGCTTGAACATTTGGGCGCATGGAAACTACATGCGAGAATTGAAACAGCCATCACCAAATTGGGTTTGGATGCCGACCGTGATGTGGGTGAATTATCAGGTGGCTGGCTGCGCCGTGTGGCATTGGCACAAGCCGTTGTGGTTGAGCCTGAAATATTATTGCTTGATGAGCCCACCAACCATTTGGATATATCATCTATTGAATGGCTTGAGGATTTTGTCGCCTCCTTTCAAGGTGCTGTGTTATTTATTACACATGACCGCTACTTCTTAGATGCCGTGGCAGAAGAAATCATTGAGTTAGACCGTGGGAAACTTACCCATTTTCAGGCAAGTTATGCCGAATATTTACATAAAAAAGCCGAATTATTAGACATTGAAGCCCGAGAACATAAAAAGTTCGATAAAATGCTCGCCAATGAAGAAAAATGGATTCGCCAAGGCATTCCAGCACGCCGCACCCGCAATGAAGGCAGAGTGCGTGCCCTTGAAGATTTAAGAAAGCAACGTGCTGCCCGCAAACTGCGTGGTGGTGATGTGGACTTGCGCGTGGCATCAGGTGTTAAACCTGGCAAATTATTGATTGAAGCCATTGATGTATGCCACAGCTTTGAAAAAGCAACCATTGTTGACAAATTCAACTGTAAAATCATGGCTGGTGAACGCATTGGTTTGCTTGGTCCTAACGGCATTGGCAAAACCACATTACTCAAAATTTTATTGGGTGAATTGCAGGCAAATGACGGTCGCATCAAACATGGTGTACGCCTTACCCCTGCATTCTTAACCCAAATCCGTGAACTAAACCCCGAAGCTAAACTGAAAGATATACTTGTACCCAGCGGCGGAAATTATGTACATATCGGCGGACATGAGCCACGGCATATTGTCAGCTATATGCAGGATTTCCTCTTTGATAAAGAGCTTTTAAATGCACGGGTGGCTGCATTGTCAGGGGGCGAGCGTGGTCGCCTTTTGCTTGCTAAACTGTTGCTCGAACCTGCAAATTTATTGGTGCTGGATGAACCGACCAATGACTTGGACATTGGCACACTTGCCGTACTCGAAGAAGCTTTAGCCAAATATCAGGGCACGGTGATTATCGTTAGCCATGATAGAGCATTTATGGATAGAACTGTGAGTAAAGTGTTGGCTTTTGAAGGTGATGGTAAGATTGTACCGATTGAAGGTGGTTATTCGGATTATTTGGCATGGAAAGAGCGTGCTATTTTACGTGAAAAAGAAGAAAAAGTCGCAACAAAAACAGTCAATGAAACAGCAAAAGTCGAAAAAACAGCTAAGGTTGTTAAAAAACTTGCCTATAAAGAGCAAAAAGAGCTGGACGAGCTGCCTGCGCAAATTGAAGCCTGGGAAAAAGAAAAAGAAAACATTGAAGCTCGGTTTTGCGACAATGACTATTTCAATAAAAGCCCTGAAGACTTTCAGAAAGATCAAAAACGATTGACTGAATTAGACGACTTATTAACCCATGCTTTTGAGCGCTGGGAAGCACTGGAAACGAAACAGCAAAGTTTCTAA
- a CDS encoding EI24 domain-containing protein produces the protein MIEGVSTFFSGLIMLFGKAELRAVLWRMLGLLAGLMLVLMLAVFFFADYLASIWIPEGDAWYWVIVGYIASFLAGLLSVVVGAVAFVALASAAAAPWLDTLAYRTEKIMGFATVENDASWANQALAAAINSIRPLFGLLLWGLLALVFFWFPPLMTVIWTYGSIQFLNYELFDTQASRKDLKFSARKADMKKNRWFWLGFGGTSLLLMVVPILNIFVLPAAVVALAQKGHPESISTTQEG, from the coding sequence ATGATTGAAGGAGTTTCTACATTTTTTTCAGGTTTAATCATGTTATTTGGCAAAGCAGAGCTGCGAGCTGTGTTGTGGCGAATGCTTGGTTTATTAGCAGGTTTGATGCTCGTTTTAATGCTGGCCGTGTTTTTCTTTGCCGATTATTTGGCTTCGATTTGGATTCCTGAAGGTGATGCGTGGTATTGGGTGATTGTTGGTTATATTGCATCATTTCTAGCCGGTTTATTATCTGTGGTGGTCGGTGCTGTGGCGTTTGTCGCTTTGGCATCTGCGGCGGCAGCACCGTGGCTGGATACTTTGGCATATCGCACAGAAAAAATCATGGGTTTTGCCACGGTTGAAAATGATGCATCTTGGGCTAATCAGGCATTGGCGGCAGCTATCAACTCCATTCGTCCTTTATTTGGTTTATTGCTTTGGGGGCTATTGGCACTGGTATTCTTCTGGTTTCCACCACTAATGACAGTGATTTGGACTTACGGCAGCATCCAGTTCCTCAATTATGAACTGTTTGACACCCAAGCCAGTCGCAAAGATTTAAAATTTAGTGCACGCAAAGCGGATATGAAAAAAAATCGTTGGTTTTGGTTAGGTTTTGGTGGCACATCATTGCTACTGATGGTTGTACCCATTCTTAATATTTTTGTCTTACCCGCTGCTGTGGTTGCCCTTGCCCAAAAAGGTCATCCTGAATCCATATCAACCACCCAAGAAGGTTAA
- a CDS encoding response regulator: MNFITTGEAARRCGVGINTIKRWMKKGELKYIVTPGGHWRIREHEFRTFLKTHNMDLLQEKEHTSEAHKILLIEDDLDMCALVEGAFDAATFNHTFDYAKDGYSGLIKLGLMQPDILILDIMLPEINGLEIIQRIRATDFHKKPKILVITGAGDRRLVRRALEKAKPDMILDKPFAVEDLIHATQKVLSSTSAVAAVNE; this comes from the coding sequence ATGAATTTTATAACTACAGGTGAAGCTGCACGTAGGTGTGGTGTTGGTATCAATACAATTAAGCGATGGATGAAAAAAGGTGAGCTGAAATATATTGTTACACCTGGTGGCCATTGGCGCATTCGTGAACATGAATTTCGAACCTTCCTCAAAACCCACAACATGGATCTTCTACAAGAAAAGGAGCATACAAGTGAGGCTCATAAAATCTTACTGATTGAAGATGATTTGGACATGTGTGCACTCGTTGAAGGCGCTTTTGATGCGGCTACTTTTAATCATACTTTTGACTATGCAAAAGATGGGTATAGCGGCTTAATAAAACTTGGCTTGATGCAACCTGATATTCTTATTCTTGATATCATGTTACCCGAAATAAATGGCCTGGAGATTATTCAACGTATTCGTGCAACAGATTTCCACAAAAAGCCTAAAATCCTTGTTATTACTGGCGCAGGTGATCGGAGGCTGGTGAGAAGAGCCCTAGAGAAGGCTAAGCCAGACATGATTCTTGACAAACCCTTTGCCGTTGAAGACTTGATTCATGCAACTCAGAAAGTGCTAAGCTCAACAAGTGCTGTAGCGGCAGTAAACGAATGA
- a CDS encoding response regulator, whose protein sequence is MSAQARLKTVLVVDDNPTLVELFAEVLNELFYVKVANSAVEAITKLSSDSIDAVVCDYHLGTQNAEVVIDWINEQQPRLAKKIILLTGEIGLDPNFSKNNFSVLYKPVEMEELLIAVESLFERNQGLME, encoded by the coding sequence ATGAGCGCACAAGCACGGTTAAAAACAGTACTGGTTGTTGATGATAACCCAACCCTTGTCGAATTATTTGCTGAAGTATTAAATGAATTGTTTTATGTCAAAGTGGCTAATAGTGCCGTTGAAGCTATTACAAAACTCAGCAGTGATAGTATTGATGCGGTTGTTTGTGACTACCACCTTGGCACGCAAAATGCAGAAGTCGTTATTGATTGGATTAATGAACAACAACCCCGACTTGCAAAGAAAATTATACTTCTAACTGGGGAAATAGGGCTGGATCCGAATTTCTCTAAAAATAATTTTTCTGTCCTCTATAAACCTGTAGAGATGGAGGAGTTACTTATTGCGGTAGAAAGCCTATTTGAACGGAATCAAGGGCTCATGGAGTAA
- a CDS encoding ATP-binding protein produces the protein MKKYFENSLSLRLTMMVIFIITPILTVSFFWLDSRSEALMLEEQETRASQIAESLATSLSSIMLSGNADIAHDWLNRITSVQGVESVKIFRTDGVEAFKDLDTQNKVNAYIGRKQFSREENGKAGKIDNKIIPEFEKAIAGQTSVHRTEDNQHLSYIYPIKLETACLACHGYTENPIRGVLVLGVSIGASQFTFAETENDMIKIMFIIFIILGFVVWLLIRKQVLEPINNIAQMASNIRHGDLSSEIKLNRKDELGMVAKTLDLLVSDLKEKITDEAGQRQRQEAITDAVISLGQKTTSALLFKHIGKICAEVTHAPYVMVSYIEDGTKQFIAQGIPPESEAKIAHPPKGKGLLGLLWDESQTLRLDSIASHPKSSGFPSGHPPMGAFLGTPMCFEGQVLGVIYLSKNPHDCPFSEDDEKALVTLAAACAIALSNTQNIERVKEANKNLEARIDARTDALKQANKQLKIREVELELTNEELVSANKAKDQFLANTSHELRTPLNAIIGFSELLQNPRSGKLSDKQQRYVEHVHNSGKRLLTIINDLLDISKIESGMMEVHESTFSPVELIKQVVAELRPLAQNKEIEVSLVEPVGQELMVKSDKDKLHQILVNLLGNAIKFTPNQGKVEVGLSLDQLAKPSNEANLSFYVKDNGIGIPIEDQEKIFMPFAQSNGGLDRAHGGTGLGLSLAKCMVQLLGGTIQLTSEIDKGTTFFVELIVIVKEHDLFHKGESDESAIIGRLEKLALAPTEEVFPDKEHQAIIIIIDENKQRANHAADIFTSEGYEVCHTDISNIEKERFKTSPLLIILGVPEDSEKTYDLIKQLKSSDFTNRIPTILMAGDEKNPHFGTGGTIGQIKKGIGRNDLLEMVSHASIHTKPPTPPTLLVIDDDASVREYLKETLAPEGYHILLASNGAEGIRLAIEREPDLIILDLMMPEVTGFEVMNELRQHPTACDIPVVIFTAKDLTREEALQLGQDVERILIKGMSNSTDVISQVHKLEMLYPVQAKLIDVKLGCFNFRYMQRRLQNEVSRFNRYSHSFSLIAWEMDGFENYCQTHGRRWGLAALKATVSTGLSIIRKGDVLARLGDHSFILLLPGITEEGTNRVAEKIRLRIRSQRLPLPDNKTGKLTASLGAVLSSEKEPDAHQLLSTLQHRLDIAKEEGGNRTVMED, from the coding sequence ATGAAAAAATACTTTGAAAACAGCCTAAGCTTACGCTTAACCATGATGGTTATATTCATTATTACTCCCATATTAACTGTCAGCTTCTTTTGGTTAGACTCTCGTAGCGAAGCACTGATGCTTGAAGAGCAAGAAACTAGAGCATCTCAGATAGCAGAATCCCTTGCCACCAGTTTGAGCAGCATCATGCTTTCAGGTAATGCTGATATTGCGCATGACTGGTTAAATCGTATTACTTCTGTGCAGGGTGTTGAGTCAGTGAAGATATTTCGAACCGATGGTGTGGAGGCATTCAAAGACCTTGACACACAGAACAAAGTAAATGCATACATTGGTCGCAAACAGTTTTCCCGTGAAGAAAATGGTAAGGCAGGAAAGATAGACAATAAAATAATCCCCGAATTTGAAAAAGCCATTGCGGGTCAGACTTCAGTCCATCGCACTGAGGATAACCAACATCTGAGTTATATTTATCCCATTAAGTTAGAAACCGCATGCTTGGCTTGCCATGGTTATACTGAAAACCCTATCCGAGGTGTCTTGGTGCTTGGTGTATCCATTGGGGCAAGCCAATTTACTTTTGCAGAAACTGAAAACGATATGATTAAAATCATGTTTATCATATTTATCATTCTTGGTTTTGTTGTTTGGTTGCTGATTCGCAAACAAGTCTTGGAGCCCATCAACAATATTGCCCAAATGGCTTCTAATATTCGCCATGGCGACCTTTCTTCTGAGATTAAGCTTAACCGCAAAGATGAATTGGGCATGGTTGCAAAGACGCTTGACCTGTTGGTATCTGACCTTAAAGAAAAAATTACTGATGAAGCTGGTCAAAGACAACGCCAAGAAGCGATTACCGATGCAGTTATATCCTTAGGGCAAAAAACGACCAGTGCATTATTATTTAAACATATAGGCAAAATATGTGCGGAAGTTACCCATGCACCTTATGTTATGGTTTCTTATATCGAAGATGGAACGAAGCAATTTATTGCTCAAGGTATTCCTCCTGAAAGTGAAGCTAAAATTGCCCACCCTCCTAAAGGTAAAGGTCTGCTTGGTCTACTGTGGGATGAAAGCCAAACACTTAGGCTTGATAGTATTGCTTCACATCCAAAATCGAGTGGATTCCCAAGTGGACACCCTCCCATGGGGGCATTTCTTGGCACCCCTATGTGTTTTGAAGGTCAAGTGTTAGGTGTGATATACCTCTCCAAAAATCCACATGACTGTCCCTTTTCAGAGGATGATGAAAAAGCATTAGTTACACTCGCTGCAGCTTGTGCTATCGCCCTATCGAACACACAGAATATTGAACGTGTTAAAGAGGCTAATAAAAATCTTGAAGCGCGTATAGATGCAAGAACCGATGCGCTTAAGCAAGCGAATAAACAACTTAAAATACGTGAAGTAGAGCTGGAGTTGACCAATGAAGAGCTGGTCTCGGCAAATAAAGCCAAAGACCAATTTCTTGCCAACACCAGCCATGAGTTACGCACACCATTAAATGCCATTATTGGCTTCTCGGAATTATTGCAAAACCCTAGGTCTGGCAAATTAAGTGACAAACAACAACGTTACGTGGAGCATGTACATAATAGCGGTAAACGTTTGCTAACGATTATCAATGACCTTCTTGATATCAGTAAAATTGAGTCTGGTATGATGGAAGTTCATGAAAGCACATTTAGCCCCGTTGAACTAATTAAACAAGTGGTTGCTGAATTAAGGCCTCTGGCTCAAAATAAAGAGATTGAAGTAAGTCTTGTCGAACCAGTAGGGCAAGAGCTAATGGTTAAATCGGATAAGGATAAGTTGCATCAAATTTTGGTAAACTTGCTCGGTAATGCCATTAAATTTACGCCTAATCAAGGAAAGGTTGAAGTCGGACTTTCGCTTGATCAGTTAGCTAAACCAAGCAATGAAGCGAACCTTTCATTCTACGTCAAAGATAATGGTATCGGCATACCCATCGAAGATCAGGAAAAAATATTTATGCCCTTTGCCCAGTCCAATGGAGGTCTAGATAGAGCCCATGGTGGTACGGGGCTTGGCCTATCACTTGCCAAATGTATGGTTCAACTCCTCGGTGGAACGATACAACTGACAAGTGAGATTGATAAAGGCACTACTTTTTTTGTTGAGCTTATCGTTATTGTTAAAGAACATGATTTATTTCATAAAGGTGAGTCGGATGAGAGTGCTATTATTGGCCGTTTGGAAAAACTAGCCTTGGCACCAACGGAGGAAGTTTTTCCTGACAAAGAACATCAGGCAATCATCATTATTATTGATGAAAATAAGCAGCGTGCAAATCATGCTGCAGATATATTTACCAGTGAAGGTTATGAGGTTTGCCATACAGATATATCGAATATTGAAAAAGAAAGGTTCAAAACTTCACCCCTACTAATTATATTGGGCGTTCCAGAAGATAGCGAAAAAACATATGACCTAATCAAACAATTAAAATCTTCTGATTTTACAAACCGAATCCCAACCATATTGATGGCTGGGGATGAAAAGAATCCTCATTTCGGTACAGGTGGAACTATAGGTCAGATTAAAAAAGGTATTGGGCGTAATGATTTGCTTGAAATGGTTTCACACGCCTCTATACATACAAAACCTCCCACACCTCCCACACTGCTTGTGATTGATGATGATGCATCGGTACGTGAGTATTTAAAAGAAACCCTAGCGCCCGAAGGTTATCATATTTTGTTGGCAAGCAATGGAGCTGAAGGTATCCGTTTAGCTATTGAGCGAGAGCCTGATTTGATTATTCTTGACTTGATGATGCCTGAAGTGACGGGGTTTGAAGTCATGAATGAATTAAGGCAGCATCCAACGGCTTGTGATATTCCTGTGGTTATATTTACAGCCAAAGACCTTACCCGAGAAGAGGCTTTACAATTGGGTCAAGATGTTGAACGCATTCTAATTAAAGGTATGAGTAATAGTACTGATGTTATCAGTCAGGTACATAAGCTTGAAATGCTTTACCCAGTCCAAGCAAAACTGATTGATGTAAAACTCGGGTGTTTCAATTTTCGGTATATGCAAAGACGCTTACAAAATGAAGTTTCTCGTTTCAATCGATATTCACATAGTTTTTCACTTATTGCTTGGGAAATGGATGGTTTTGAGAATTATTGTCAAACACATGGCAGACGTTGGGGCTTGGCAGCACTAAAAGCGACTGTGTCGACAGGGCTTTCCATCATTCGTAAAGGTGATGTCTTAGCGCGCCTTGGTGACCATAGTTTTATCCTTCTTTTGCCTGGCATCACTGAAGAAGGAACAAACCGTGTAGCAGAAAAGATTCGTCTGCGTATTCGTAGCCAACGTTTACCTCTACCCGACAATAAAACAGGTAAACTCACAGCCTCACTTGGTGCTGTATTATCAAGTGAGAAAGAGCCTGATGCACACCAGCTATTGTCAACCTTGCAGCATCGGTTAGATATTGCGAAAGAAGAAGGTGGAAACCGCACGGTAATGGAGGACTAA
- a CDS encoding response regulator, with amino-acid sequence MKNPKILIVDDNPLNLELACDVLELEGFHVTLVDSGEESIIVSQQNPPDLILMDLRMPGMSGIDALHGIRKHAITQDIPVVVLTASVMAGEKDRLLAEGFDGFMQKPISPATFAAEVSAFLR; translated from the coding sequence ATGAAGAATCCCAAGATTCTTATTGTTGATGATAATCCTCTTAATTTAGAGCTTGCATGTGATGTTCTTGAACTCGAAGGCTTTCATGTCACGCTTGTTGATAGTGGAGAAGAGTCCATTATTGTTTCGCAACAAAATCCGCCAGATCTGATTCTGATGGATTTGCGCATGCCTGGCATGAGTGGAATCGATGCATTGCATGGCATACGGAAACATGCCATTACCCAAGATATTCCAGTTGTGGTGCTAACGGCATCAGTCATGGCAGGAGAAAAAGATCGTTTGCTGGCGGAAGGTTTTGATGGTTTTATGCAAAAACCAATTTCACCAGCTACTTTTGCTGCTGAGGTCAGTGCTTTCTTACGGTGA